The Skermanella rosea sequence TGTCGGCGACGCGATGCTGCTGATGCTCGAAAGCCGAGCGGGCGCGGGTGCGGGCGGCGCCGGCGAGCCGGTTGCCCTCTTCCCCGACCTGCTGCTTGGCCTGTTCGACCGTGTTGGATGCGGTCTCGCGGGCCGATCCGGTGGTGGAGGCGCCCAGCCCCGACCCGGTGGAACTGCCCGGGGAACCGCCCAGGGACCCATTCGTGTCGCGCGTAGCCATATTCAGGACCTCCTCATGACGCTGTTCTTCGTTGCGCTCATTCACGCATTCTGACCAAAGATCTCCCAAGGAACAGCAAGCGACGGATTTGAGTTCCAAAGGGGTGCCGGATGGCAGGGTCGCCTTTCCCGGCCGGGAACCTTTCCTCGAAGGGGTTAGGTCTGCGCCGGATGCGTAAACCTTTGGCGTTTCCCAAGGCTTGACCGGTCTTTTCACTATCGACAGTATAGGCCCGTCAGGCGGTGGCTTGTTGCGGCGCGGTGCTCACTCCCGCCTCAGGAACGCTTCCGCCGGACCAACCCGGCGCGCGATGTCGCCGGCCGGGAACGCGGTCGGATATCCCGATGGCAAAGCCTCCGCGGCATGGCCGACGGACTGGAACGTGCTTTTGCCCATCCGACTGGGAGGCGGCGGGATCGACCGAAGTCGGCCCCGCCGCCTGATCGCTGGCGCTGTGCCGCCTTTGCCTGTCGTTTTCCCCAGCGCAATGGTGGTAAGGGTGCCGAATTGGGAAAAATCTTAAGCTTCTATTCACCAGTTTGCCCTTCATTAGTCATACGATGTATACAGCGTGGATGGTGAAGCCAACGCCGAACGTAACGCTGTATAACTTTGGGCGACAAAATGCAGATACGCACAACCTGTACCTCGACAAAGGCATTTGTCGTGTCGGTGTGCTGCATGCCTTGGACTGGACAAGCGGGGGAGTCTCCGCTCGGGGGCATTCATTGCGTATTTTAGCGGCTATTGTCTCGATGTCGGCTATTATGCTGACGGGTTGCATAGAGCAGGGGAAAACCGTGCCGCTCATGATCGTCCGTGCGGAGCCGCCCCCCGCCAGCGTGGAGGTCCCCCAAGCTCCCGTGCCGCGGGCCAAGCCGAAGCCGCCGGCTTCGGTCGCCGCCACCGCAGGCGTTCCCGCCGGCCGCAAGCCGATGCCCGACGCCGCCGCACCGTTCCGGCCCCCCGCTTTCGCCCCGGAGCCGGACGTCTCCTCCGAACGTCAGGACGCTCCCGAAGGTTCCGAGGCGAACGGCGGATCCGTCGTGATGGTGCCGCCCGCAGCTCCCTTGCCCGAGCCGTTGCCGGCGCCCGTGGAGGCGCTGCCGTCCCCGGCCACTCCCGCTCTCCCGGAGCCGCCGGCGGCCGTCCCGCCATCCGACCATCCCGGCCCCAAGGCCCTGGTCGGCCTGGACGAACAGGCCACCGTCCGACTTCTCGGGGAGCCGTCCTGGACCGAGGACGTCCCGCCCGCGAAATACTGGCAGTACGCCACTCCATCCTGCGTCTTGCGCGTCTTCTTCTTCATGGAGATGACAACGCAGAACTTCCGTGCCCTTTCCTATGAACTGACGAGTAGCGACGATGCCCCCAATGTCCATGAACGGTGCTTCGCACAACTCCTCGCCCAGGCTTCAGGCCGTCAGACGGCCCATGGCAACCGCATCAACTAACCCGGCTGCCGGCGTCGTGCCGTCCAAGGTCGCCTTGGTCGATGACGACGACCTCTTCCGGGAATCGTTGGGCATGAACCTGGCCGACGAGGGATACGAGGTCATCCCCTTCGACCGCGGCGCTCCGGCGCTCGACTATTTCCTGCGCGGCGGCAACGCCGACGTGGTCCTGCTCGACTGGCGCATGCCCAAGATGGACGGCATCGACGTGCTGCGCCAGCTCAGGGCCAGCGGCATCGAGGTGCCGGTGATCTTCCTGACCGTGCTGTCGGACCAGATCTACGAGGAGGCCGCCCTGGCCGGCGGCGCGGTCGATTTCGTCGAGAAATCCCGGTCGCTGCCGATCCTGCTGAAGCGCATGCAGCTGATCCTGGGCGGGCGCAAGACCGGCCCGGACGAGGGCGATCCCGCCGCGGCGCCGGGCGCGCAGGCCGGTGCGGCGCCCGCGGGCGGCGGCAACCCCAACCTGTTCAACCGCGGCGAGCTGGAACTGCGGCTGGACGGCAGCCGGGCCTTCTGGAAGGGCACCCGGGTCGACCTGACCCTGACCGAGTTCAACATCGTGCGGCTGATGGCGACCCGGCCGGGCGAGGACATCTCCTACCGCGAGATCTACGACCTGGTGCACGGCAAGGGGTTCGTCGCCGGCTACGGTCCGGCGGGATACCGGGCCAACGTCCGCGCCTTCATCAAGCGCATCCGCCAGAAGTTCAGGATGGTCGACGGCGACTTCGACCTGATCGACAACTATCCCGGTTTCGGCTACCGCTGGAGCGACGATCCGGTCGGCGGCGAGATGGACGGCGACGACGACCTGCGGGGGCATGCCGGAGGCTTGAGTTGACGGAGCGCCGACGGACGGAGACGGGAGCGGAGTCCTGATGGCGCAGCCGCGGGCAAAGACCGGCGGCCGTTGGCTCCTGCGCTCGCTGGCCAGCCGGCTGGTGCTTGTTTCGGTCGTCTTCATCGCCGTGCCCATCCTGATCTACCAGCAGTTCCGGGCGGCCGACGAGGACAAGCAGACGCTGCTCCTCCAGAGCGCCCAGCAGCAGGGACAGCTGATCGCCCGCGCGCTGGAGCCGCTGCTCGCCAAGGCGGATGCCAGCCTTCTGACGCGGCTCGGCGAAGAGCTTGCCCGGTTCGCCGACGAGAACACCCGGCTGAAGCTGCTGCTCCGGCCGAAAGGCGTTCCGGGAGCCCAGGGCTTCTACTATGTCGGCGCGGCGCCGCAGGCCCCCAACGCGAACCTGGACATCGAGCGCCAGCGCCTGCTGGAGCAGGGCATCCTGGCCCGCCTCGCGGATACCTGCAGCGGCAACCAGCCGCTGGCGATCCGGCTCCAGACGGCATCGGGCGCGCTGGAGGTGCTGACCTCGATCACCCCGATCAACAGCCCGTTCGGCTGCTGGGCCGTGGTGACGTCCCATTCGACGCCGACATATCTCGGCTCCTCGATCGGCCAGCCCTACTGGCAGACGCCGGAAGTCCAGGCCGCGGCGCTGATCTACCTCGCCATGGCGGCGCTGGTGCTCCTGCTGTTCCTGGGCGTCTGGAGCAACCTGCGGCGGTTCGGCCTGCTGGCCCGCCAGATCGGCAACCACGACGGCAACGGCCGTTCGTCGTTCGCCGAGCAGAACACCGTGCCCGAGCTGCGCAGCGTCGCCGAGGACTTCGACCGGCTGGTCGACACCCTGCGCAGTTCGGCCGACAACCTGCGCCGCGCCGCCGAAGACAACGCCCACGCGTTCAAGACCCCGATCGCGGTGATCCGGCAGTCGCTGGAGCCCCTGAAGCGGATCATTCCCGGCAGCGACGGACGGGGACCGAGGGCCATCGACATGATCGACCGCTCGCTGGACCGGCTCGACGGCCTGGTGTCCTTCGCCCGGCGCATGGACGAGGCGGCGGCCGACCTGCTGGAGCCGCCGCGCCGCAAGGTGGACCTGTCCGAACTGCTGGAGGACATGCTGAGCGGCTATGCCGGCCTGCTGGCGGAACGGCACCTGCACCTCAGGCTGCTGATCACCCCGCATGTCGTCGTGCGGGCCGGCGAGGACCTGCTGGAAACCGTCGTCGAGAACATCGTGGAGAATGCCATCAGCTTCTCCCCGGTCGACGGCAGCATCCAGGTGCGCCTGGCGCGGTCCGGCACCATGGCGGTGCTGACGGTCGAGGACGAGGGCCCGGGCGTCGATCCGGCCAATATCGAGCG is a genomic window containing:
- a CDS encoding response regulator transcription factor, giving the protein MATASTNPAAGVVPSKVALVDDDDLFRESLGMNLADEGYEVIPFDRGAPALDYFLRGGNADVVLLDWRMPKMDGIDVLRQLRASGIEVPVIFLTVLSDQIYEEAALAGGAVDFVEKSRSLPILLKRMQLILGGRKTGPDEGDPAAAPGAQAGAAPAGGGNPNLFNRGELELRLDGSRAFWKGTRVDLTLTEFNIVRLMATRPGEDISYREIYDLVHGKGFVAGYGPAGYRANVRAFIKRIRQKFRMVDGDFDLIDNYPGFGYRWSDDPVGGEMDGDDDLRGHAGGLS
- a CDS encoding sensor histidine kinase, with product MAQPRAKTGGRWLLRSLASRLVLVSVVFIAVPILIYQQFRAADEDKQTLLLQSAQQQGQLIARALEPLLAKADASLLTRLGEELARFADENTRLKLLLRPKGVPGAQGFYYVGAAPQAPNANLDIERQRLLEQGILARLADTCSGNQPLAIRLQTASGALEVLTSITPINSPFGCWAVVTSHSTPTYLGSSIGQPYWQTPEVQAAALIYLAMAALVLLLFLGVWSNLRRFGLLARQIGNHDGNGRSSFAEQNTVPELRSVAEDFDRLVDTLRSSADNLRRAAEDNAHAFKTPIAVIRQSLEPLKRIIPGSDGRGPRAIDMIDRSLDRLDGLVSFARRMDEAAADLLEPPRRKVDLSELLEDMLSGYAGLLAERHLHLRLLITPHVVVRAGEDLLETVVENIVENAISFSPVDGSIQVRLARSGTMAVLTVEDEGPGVDPANIERIFERYFSQRDATDAAEHRALDATGTDGGRTVVPFDQPVQPAGTGDSLHFGIGLWIVRRNIEAIGGRVTARNRDAGGLLIRVDLPMAL